In Acidianus brierleyi, one genomic interval encodes:
- a CDS encoding amidohydrolase, giving the protein MEIQNKTYTLRNCRFLVDSEKIMENSNIVINNGLIESIGKEIEGDELDCSKWIITPGFVNSHVHSAMIPLRGYYDDAELTEWLNKMWEFEKSMQRELMKLGSEISVLEMLSSGTTAFVDMYFNPDDIEKLTEKYEIKAAAGYTFLDSLFSPEEVEEKQYQLKKCKNFFPIVNVHSVYSVEEKTLIRAKELAEKTSTWIHIHVSETRKEIFDNKKKTGKFPVEYLHDLGLTRLVNAVHLGWIANWEIDYLKEAKGATHCPTSNMKLATAGAYPFYEMLTKGVNVTLGTDGAASNNSLDIIREMKTAVLLQRHSYWDTRVKALDVFKAVTENGYKLLGIKGGKIKEGYIADLAIFDSSSIYPLLKDRIISNIVYFATSEAIVGTINNGKITKKDYILDKKKKLVNKLNELLNKI; this is encoded by the coding sequence GTGGAGATTCAAAATAAAACATATACTTTAAGAAATTGCAGATTTCTAGTTGACTCGGAAAAAATAATGGAAAATTCAAACATAGTTATAAACAATGGGTTAATAGAAAGTATAGGCAAAGAAATTGAAGGAGACGAATTAGATTGCAGCAAATGGATAATAACTCCTGGCTTCGTGAATTCGCATGTTCATTCTGCTATGATACCATTAAGAGGTTACTACGATGATGCTGAATTGACTGAATGGTTAAATAAAATGTGGGAATTCGAAAAAAGCATGCAAAGAGAGTTAATGAAGTTAGGAAGTGAAATTTCAGTATTAGAGATGCTATCATCTGGTACTACTGCTTTTGTTGATATGTATTTTAATCCAGATGATATAGAAAAACTAACTGAAAAATACGAGATTAAGGCAGCAGCCGGCTATACATTTCTCGATTCTCTTTTCTCACCAGAAGAAGTAGAAGAGAAGCAGTATCAATTAAAAAAATGTAAGAATTTTTTCCCAATAGTTAACGTACATAGCGTTTATTCAGTAGAGGAAAAGACTCTAATTAGAGCAAAAGAACTTGCTGAAAAGACGTCAACATGGATACATATTCATGTTTCAGAGACTAGAAAAGAAATTTTCGATAATAAGAAGAAAACAGGAAAATTCCCTGTTGAATACTTACATGACCTTGGTTTAACTAGATTAGTAAATGCAGTTCATCTAGGCTGGATAGCAAACTGGGAAATAGATTATTTAAAGGAAGCTAAGGGTGCTACTCATTGCCCTACATCAAACATGAAACTAGCTACAGCTGGAGCATACCCATTCTATGAAATGCTAACCAAAGGAGTAAATGTAACATTAGGTACAGACGGCGCAGCAAGCAATAATTCTTTAGATATAATTAGAGAAATGAAGACTGCAGTGCTTCTACAAAGGCACTCGTACTGGGATACAAGAGTAAAAGCACTTGATGTGTTTAAGGCAGTTACAGAAAATGGCTATAAACTTCTTGGGATAAAAGGTGGAAAAATAAAAGAAGGCTATATTGCTGATTTAGCAATATTTGATTCTAGCTCAATTTATCCATTGCTTAAAGATAGAATAATTTCGAACATAGTATATTTTGCTACTAGCGAAGCTATAGTAGGTACTATAAATAATGGGAAAATAACTAAGAAGGACTATATATTGGATAAAAAGAAAAAGCTAGTAAATAAGCTTAATGAGTTACTTAATAAAATTTGA
- a CDS encoding molybdopterin molybdotransferase MoeA, translated as MLIPVEDARKKIDELKFPEVRTAYVDLFDAVGKISAEDVFSNVEIPLRDISAMDGFAFNIRDLGKKMKIAGKLYPASKEIPRIKEGEAYYVTTGSPIPEGANTVARIEGTKIEDEYIEVKENVFEGKDIMKKGENVRKGEIIVRKGEIIKPYHLGVLSYQKTIKLKVLDINFAVFASGDEIIPIGEEGEGIPDSISPIIISLLKTFGKVSYLGVAKDNEESVKEFVKKALQYDFIISIGGSSMGEKDYIKKIVSYFGTLLFEGVSTNIIKRCGVGVIENKPFLILPGQIVSAVTSFHEHGLHLISRLLDAEVRKFSEAELGEDIEVQHKMDSVYLLTEQSGKVFPLRWGVGLYNEINKANMFTILKRGKIYRKGEKIIVQRLL; from the coding sequence ATGCTTATCCCTGTAGAAGATGCTAGAAAAAAGATAGATGAGCTCAAATTTCCAGAAGTAAGAACAGCATACGTTGATTTATTTGATGCTGTAGGAAAAATTAGTGCTGAAGATGTATTTAGCAACGTAGAGATACCTTTGAGAGATATATCTGCCATGGATGGTTTCGCGTTCAATATTAGAGATTTAGGTAAAAAAATGAAGATTGCTGGAAAACTTTATCCTGCATCTAAGGAAATTCCGAGAATAAAGGAAGGAGAAGCTTATTATGTTACTACAGGAAGTCCTATCCCTGAAGGAGCAAACACTGTAGCTAGAATTGAAGGTACTAAAATTGAAGACGAATACATAGAAGTTAAGGAAAATGTCTTTGAAGGAAAAGATATTATGAAAAAAGGAGAAAATGTAAGAAAAGGAGAGATTATTGTAAGAAAAGGAGAGATTATAAAACCGTATCATTTGGGCGTATTATCTTATCAAAAAACCATCAAGCTTAAGGTTCTTGATATAAATTTTGCAGTTTTTGCTAGTGGTGATGAAATAATACCTATTGGAGAAGAGGGAGAAGGAATACCAGATTCAATTAGCCCTATTATTATCTCCTTATTAAAAACATTTGGAAAAGTTTCTTACCTAGGTGTTGCAAAAGATAACGAAGAGAGTGTAAAGGAATTCGTTAAGAAAGCATTACAATACGATTTTATAATTTCCATTGGGGGATCGTCAATGGGAGAAAAGGATTACATAAAGAAAATTGTATCATACTTTGGGACTCTTCTCTTTGAAGGAGTGTCTACCAATATAATCAAACGGTGTGGAGTAGGAGTTATAGAAAATAAGCCTTTCCTTATTTTACCTGGTCAGATAGTTTCCGCTGTAACATCATTTCATGAACACGGATTACATCTAATTTCTAGATTATTAGATGCAGAAGTAAGGAAATTTTCTGAGGCAGAATTAGGAGAAGATATAGAAGTCCAACATAAGATGGATTCTGTTTATTTATTGACTGAGCAATCTGGAAAAGTTTTTCCATTAAGATGGGGAGTTGGGTTATATAATGAAATAAACAAGGCTAATATGTTTACTATACTAAAAAGAGGGAAGATATATAGAAAAGGTGAGAAAATTATTGTGCAAAGACTTTTATGA
- a CDS encoding PIG-L deacetylase family protein: MTTLIFSPHADDETLGCGGSIAARRSSGEEVYIVFMTDGRYGSPLPEERGSKELIETRKKEALNALEILGIKKDNIYFLDFEDGHLSKSKKLALLKVEDIIKTVKPNNIYFTSHIDAHTDHSTTGEIVRKAIGNLNINVKQYSFMIWKPRLIARDLNISIKFIKSYFYKPRIEVVDISKYLNIKLKALEEYKSQVKWFSKEFLSRFTTNYETFFI, from the coding sequence ATGACTACTTTAATATTCTCACCACATGCAGATGATGAAACTTTAGGTTGCGGTGGATCAATAGCTGCCAGAAGAAGCTCTGGTGAGGAAGTTTATATAGTATTTATGACTGATGGTAGATATGGATCTCCTTTACCTGAAGAAAGGGGATCTAAAGAGCTGATAGAAACGCGGAAAAAAGAGGCATTAAATGCTTTAGAAATTTTAGGAATTAAGAAAGATAATATATATTTCTTAGATTTTGAAGATGGCCATTTAAGTAAGAGCAAAAAATTAGCCTTATTAAAAGTCGAAGATATAATTAAAACTGTAAAACCTAATAATATATATTTTACATCTCATATTGATGCTCATACAGATCATAGTACTACTGGAGAAATAGTTAGAAAAGCTATTGGAAATTTGAATATAAATGTTAAACAGTACTCATTCATGATTTGGAAACCGCGATTAATAGCACGAGACTTAAATATATCTATAAAATTTATAAAAAGCTACTTCTATAAACCAAGAATAGAAGTCGTAGATATTTCCAAATATCTGAATATTAAGTTAAAAGCATTAGAAGAATATAAAAGTCAAGTAAAATGGTTTTCAAAAGAGTTTCTATCTAGATTTACTACAAATTATGAGACTTTTTTCATATAA
- a CDS encoding glycosyltransferase, with translation MTEILIPVGPKDNIEWVKRSISSAITQGKVVVFNNSEREDLTKLIDEMNVYHVKVHRMKKVNMAALRNQMLSLTKEKYIIMLDSDVVLPQDGVKKMIEKLRQGFSLTWMHYAYDEKEMNKPLSPGEENPNLGCAGIDMDSLRKIGMFDERYERDEDIWVYSKFQKEKFRVGPTEGRCLHLNKLHSRNNFRDSISEAKRNFWRSKYDMMLVLDGLTNFTFLTGYGYFGSYYLIGIIGFFFYPILLGYIPLVGFGIKYYGGPRKFIYNLIPGLALAISLPYGLTYAILKRKSRIS, from the coding sequence GTGACAGAGATATTAATTCCAGTCGGTCCTAAAGATAATATAGAATGGGTCAAAAGATCAATCTCGTCCGCAATAACTCAAGGAAAAGTCGTTGTTTTCAATAATTCAGAGAGAGAAGATTTAACTAAATTAATAGATGAAATGAACGTATATCATGTAAAAGTACATAGAATGAAAAAAGTAAACATGGCTGCATTGAGAAATCAAATGCTTTCTCTAACGAAAGAAAAATATATAATAATGCTCGATAGTGATGTAGTACTACCACAAGACGGGGTCAAAAAAATGATAGAAAAATTAAGACAGGGATTTTCTTTGACGTGGATGCATTATGCTTACGATGAAAAAGAAATGAATAAGCCTCTTTCTCCTGGTGAAGAAAATCCTAATTTAGGATGTGCAGGAATAGATATGGATTCTCTAAGGAAAATAGGGATGTTTGATGAAAGATATGAAAGAGATGAAGATATTTGGGTCTATTCCAAATTTCAAAAGGAAAAGTTTAGAGTAGGCCCTACTGAAGGAAGATGCCTTCATCTTAATAAACTCCATTCAAGAAATAATTTCCGTGATTCTATTTCTGAGGCAAAAAGAAACTTTTGGAGATCAAAATATGATATGATGCTAGTTTTAGACGGCTTAACAAATTTTACTTTTCTAACTGGGTACGGTTACTTTGGAAGTTATTATTTAATAGGAATTATAGGATTTTTCTTTTATCCAATACTATTAGGTTATATTCCGCTAGTAGGCTTCGGAATAAAATACTATGGTGGTCCAAGAAAGTTTATTTATAACTTAATACCTGGACTAGCCTTAGCAATATCACTTCCATATGGCTTGACTTATGCCATACTAAAGAGAAAGTCTAGAATTTCCTAA
- a CDS encoding diphthine--ammonia ligase, with product MNYNLCALYSGGKDSTYALHWAVFKGFNVICLITILPKREDSWMFQYPNVEFTRYQAEVLGIPIFFQESSGLKEKELEDLFLAFSKAKELGAEGIVSGALLSDYQRLNINFIANKLNLKTFSPLWRKNQENYMRELIDEGFEYVITSASAYGFPFELVGKEVSREDIEKIILASKKFGFNPAFEGGEAETFVTYAPLFKRKLKIIGETIKLGEFEWRFKIKHIL from the coding sequence ATGAATTATAATCTTTGTGCATTATATTCTGGAGGAAAAGATAGTACATATGCACTCCATTGGGCCGTATTTAAAGGTTTTAATGTTATATGCCTTATAACTATTTTACCTAAACGAGAAGACTCTTGGATGTTTCAGTATCCTAATGTAGAATTTACGAGATATCAAGCAGAAGTGTTGGGAATACCAATATTCTTTCAAGAAAGTTCTGGTCTGAAAGAAAAAGAGTTAGAGGATCTTTTCTTGGCATTCTCTAAGGCAAAGGAATTAGGAGCAGAAGGAATAGTATCTGGAGCATTACTTTCTGATTATCAGAGATTAAATATTAATTTTATCGCAAATAAGCTTAATCTGAAAACTTTCTCACCATTATGGAGGAAAAATCAAGAAAACTATATGAGAGAGTTAATAGATGAAGGATTCGAATATGTGATAACGTCAGCTTCTGCATACGGTTTTCCATTTGAATTAGTAGGCAAAGAAGTAAGTAGAGAAGATATAGAAAAAATAATCTTGGCTTCAAAGAAATTTGGATTTAATCCAGCATTCGAAGGAGGTGAAGCAGAAACTTTTGTGACATATGCTCCACTTTTTAAAAGAAAATTAAAAATTATAGGCGAAACTATTAAATTAGGAGAGTTTGAGTGGAGATTCAAAATAAAACATATACTTTAA
- a CDS encoding glycosyltransferase family 2 protein produces MISVIITAHDRKNFLLDAVNSVLNQTLPRNEYEILVVKNFSDFDQYLESNGIYTYYTDAKATGEKVALGIDKSHGEILCFLDDDDMFLSNKLETVKMEFNADIAFYNNSKIFIDEQGKEIGRENKHRIEYSDKNIRTAKKFLSNMSFNLSSECIKRDIVDTDKLRYIGYSIDVVMAYFGLNSRGRLIIDEKPLTLFRLHSGNYFVYNRKYTLSEFIEKNRKDYEFGSKISERIKTNFKNTFVGKLAFLEYIADSFYFTIYDSTSLNNRLKALLLAIKYMNSAKDITSIKLVGASLLFLINPNLLYKKLYERYMKKVS; encoded by the coding sequence ATGATATCAGTAATAATTACTGCACATGATAGAAAGAATTTCTTACTAGATGCTGTTAATTCTGTTCTAAATCAAACATTACCTAGAAACGAATATGAAATATTAGTAGTAAAAAATTTTTCAGATTTTGATCAATACTTAGAATCAAACGGGATTTATACTTATTATACCGATGCTAAAGCTACAGGAGAAAAAGTAGCTCTTGGAATAGATAAAAGCCATGGCGAAATATTATGTTTTTTAGACGATGATGATATGTTTTTATCTAATAAATTAGAAACAGTTAAAATGGAATTTAATGCAGATATTGCGTTTTATAACAATTCGAAGATTTTTATTGATGAACAAGGCAAGGAAATTGGAAGAGAAAATAAACATAGAATAGAATACTCAGATAAAAACATTAGAACAGCAAAAAAGTTTTTATCGAATATGTCTTTTAATTTAAGTTCAGAATGCATAAAACGAGACATAGTTGATACAGATAAATTAAGATATATAGGATATTCTATTGATGTTGTAATGGCTTATTTTGGCCTTAATTCAAGAGGTAGACTAATAATAGACGAAAAACCTTTAACACTATTTAGACTACATAGTGGAAACTATTTTGTATATAACAGAAAATATACTTTGTCAGAATTTATAGAGAAAAACAGGAAAGATTATGAATTTGGATCTAAAATTTCTGAAAGAATAAAAACAAATTTTAAAAATACATTTGTAGGAAAACTTGCTTTTTTGGAATATATCGCAGATTCTTTCTACTTTACCATATACGATAGTACTTCACTAAATAATAGACTAAAAGCACTATTGTTAGCCATTAAGTATATGAATAGTGCTAAAGATATTACATCAATAAAACTAGTTGGTGCATCACTTTTATTTCTAATTAACCCTAATTTATTATATAAAAAGTTATATGAACGTTATATGAAAAAAGTCTCATAA
- a CDS encoding glycosyltransferase, which produces MREIKKVAVIAHGYGYRGYSGEGKVYLEGVNALKDHNLDYILVTFSKLNINDNEYVVPFKFRRFDKYQRLLVWFAARRIKPLFFLNLSGVPIPLSKISPHIIYAGAPAISSAPTKYSSSLFWKAYLFPFKIIAKKLSEEAKKSYIIANSFYSLRKIEEAYNTRVRKVIYPPVDVDFYKKAFTEKRSEIFLSIGRIEKGKMLENSIKLSAKSGIKGIIIGSLGDRKYLEYLYRLVKELEANIEIYTDLASDKILEIMKIASVYFHPTIGEHFGIPVIESMSAGLIPIVPRESGSYEIVPEYSYNNLDEASSLLKNVIYTDIKTRKELSEKADFFNSKRFKDQLYAEISNFIK; this is translated from the coding sequence GTGAGAGAAATAAAAAAAGTCGCAGTGATAGCTCACGGATATGGATATAGAGGTTACAGTGGAGAAGGAAAAGTATATTTAGAAGGAGTTAATGCGCTAAAAGATCATAATTTAGATTATATTTTAGTAACATTTTCTAAGTTAAATATTAATGACAATGAGTATGTAGTTCCATTTAAATTTAGAAGGTTTGATAAATATCAAAGATTACTTGTTTGGTTTGCAGCAAGAAGAATAAAACCTTTATTTTTCCTTAACCTTTCTGGAGTTCCAATTCCGTTGTCCAAAATCTCTCCTCATATAATATATGCAGGAGCCCCAGCAATATCTTCTGCACCCACAAAATATTCCTCTTCTCTATTTTGGAAGGCTTACCTTTTCCCATTTAAAATTATAGCAAAAAAACTTTCGGAGGAGGCTAAAAAATCTTATATTATCGCAAATTCTTTTTATTCATTACGAAAAATTGAAGAAGCGTATAATACAAGGGTTAGAAAAGTTATTTATCCACCAGTGGACGTCGATTTTTACAAGAAAGCTTTTACAGAAAAAAGAAGTGAAATATTTCTCTCTATAGGAAGAATAGAAAAGGGAAAGATGCTAGAAAACTCAATAAAACTCTCAGCTAAATCTGGCATAAAAGGAATAATAATAGGTTCGTTAGGAGATAGAAAATACTTAGAATATCTGTATAGATTAGTTAAAGAGCTTGAAGCTAATATAGAAATATATACTGACCTTGCTTCAGATAAAATCCTCGAAATAATGAAAATAGCCTCAGTATATTTTCATCCCACTATAGGAGAACATTTCGGAATACCAGTAATAGAATCTATGTCTGCCGGTTTAATACCTATTGTTCCACGAGAAAGTGGAAGTTACGAAATAGTTCCAGAATATTCATATAATAATCTTGATGAGGCCTCTTCATTATTAAAAAACGTTATATATACCGATATAAAAACTAGAAAAGAATTATCTGAAAAAGCTGATTTCTTTAATTCCAAAAGATTTAAAGATCAACTTTATGCAGAAATTTCAAATTTTATTAAGTAA
- a CDS encoding NTP transferase domain-containing protein — MCKDFYDTIILAGGFSVRFGSDKCEYCISGKSMLQRVAENFDCPIIISHVRRKLNNQFKLIIDEKREGPIKAIRYAIPFLSKNKIFITGCDFPFIKKELINIICNKDYDIILPLLDYPQPLLGCYKKSFIEANYQKVNSFIELINLANDIYFVGTEEIRLVDPTLNSVKNINRIDDILKKINIFTKSKIILK, encoded by the coding sequence TTGTGCAAAGACTTTTATGATACTATAATATTGGCAGGCGGTTTTTCAGTAAGATTTGGTTCAGATAAATGTGAGTATTGCATCTCAGGAAAATCAATGTTACAAAGAGTCGCCGAAAATTTTGACTGTCCTATAATAATTTCTCATGTTAGGAGAAAGCTAAATAATCAATTTAAATTGATAATAGACGAGAAAAGAGAAGGCCCAATAAAGGCTATTAGGTATGCTATTCCATTTCTATCCAAAAATAAGATATTTATAACCGGATGCGATTTTCCCTTCATAAAAAAAGAGTTAATTAACATAATTTGTAATAAAGACTATGATATTATATTGCCTTTATTAGACTATCCACAACCATTATTAGGATGCTACAAAAAATCTTTTATAGAAGCTAATTATCAGAAAGTAAATTCTTTTATAGAGCTAATTAATTTGGCTAATGATATTTATTTTGTTGGAACAGAAGAAATAAGGTTAGTTGATCCTACATTAAATTCAGTAAAAAACATAAACAGAATAGATGATATACTTAAAAAAATAAATATTTTTACAAAGAGTAAAATAATACTTAAATAA
- a CDS encoding glycosyltransferase family 4 protein produces MRLGIVYDQLIAPIFPGGGGVHSLEVIKRLANDFEIVYFPSSRLFLKWGDRKDEILHKADYIGKIVEIPEIFYEMLDKYSESAYNTFFFEKFSKNMSKIYAKYTKDIEFLYEPDHTTADIFFISKFSGKKFGITLHTPLFYNNNLEYLKELIRIRFNRCLIYNRRGFITSYLYNALYLKRVYTKLLDYSPPSFIASVSEGPLFYSALYKYSIPLRILSPGNAFDSDLLKYRNVLDKADYMIYFGVLAEHKGVLEIPDILYQIRKKVNISLKLLGKFSSRCIEKLFWLKAKNLGVDKNIEFLGFIDKHKEKSKFIDIVSKAKLLLYPSHIDSFSLTILESLALGLPVVSYDIVGIHSIYKNIDAVRLVNEFHKDELAREAVNILQLDRNTYSDLLNNKKIIDFLNFYSSWDNVALEVKKYILEFGKK; encoded by the coding sequence CAATTAATAGCTCCTATATTTCCAGGAGGAGGAGGGGTACATTCTCTAGAAGTTATAAAGAGGTTAGCTAATGATTTTGAAATTGTTTATTTTCCATCTAGTAGACTATTTTTAAAGTGGGGAGATAGAAAAGATGAAATTTTACACAAAGCAGATTATATTGGAAAAATTGTTGAGATTCCCGAGATCTTTTATGAAATGTTAGATAAATACTCAGAATCTGCTTATAATACATTCTTCTTCGAAAAATTTTCAAAAAATATGTCAAAAATTTATGCTAAATATACTAAAGATATTGAATTCTTATATGAACCTGATCATACGACAGCTGATATTTTTTTCATATCAAAATTTTCTGGGAAAAAGTTCGGAATTACCTTACATACGCCTTTATTTTATAACAATAATTTGGAGTATCTTAAAGAATTAATACGAATTAGATTTAACAGATGTTTAATATATAACAGAAGAGGATTTATAACTAGTTATCTATACAATGCCTTATACCTTAAAAGAGTATATACGAAATTACTAGATTATTCTCCGCCTTCCTTTATAGCCAGCGTAAGTGAAGGACCTCTATTCTATTCTGCACTATATAAATATTCTATTCCTTTAAGAATACTTTCCCCTGGTAATGCTTTTGATAGTGATTTGTTAAAATATCGAAATGTTCTTGATAAGGCAGACTACATGATATATTTTGGAGTTTTAGCTGAACATAAAGGGGTTCTAGAAATTCCTGATATTCTTTATCAAATTAGGAAAAAGGTGAATATCAGCTTAAAGTTATTAGGCAAATTTTCTTCAAGATGTATCGAAAAATTGTTTTGGTTAAAAGCTAAAAATCTTGGTGTAGATAAGAATATAGAATTTCTAGGTTTTATAGATAAGCATAAGGAAAAATCTAAATTTATAGATATTGTTTCAAAGGCGAAACTTCTTCTATATCCTTCTCATATTGATTCGTTTTCTTTAACAATATTAGAGTCATTAGCTCTAGGCCTACCAGTAGTTTCTTATGACATTGTAGGCATACATTCAATATACAAAAATATAGACGCGGTAAGGTTAGTGAATGAATTTCATAAAGATGAATTAGCTCGAGAAGCCGTTAATATTTTACAGCTTGATAGAAATACATATAGCGATTTATTAAATAATAAAAAAATAATCGATTTTCTAAATTTTTATTCATCATGGGATAATGTGGCTTTAGAAGTAAAAAAATATATTTTAGAGTTTGGGAAAAAATAA
- the mobB gene encoding molybdopterin-guanine dinucleotide biosynthesis protein B: protein MVCVFQVFGKKDSGKTTAIEIAIKKLVSNGYYVAAIKHSHHIINSENKDTMKFEKAGAKIVIFHSNDCALFFECSNYDYINLIPADVILIEGFKNINIGKKIEIRNVNEAEYIANQIVEDAKECKKEVKMEINGKIAERSFQNLAIFNLLRSLKVKEVKIID, encoded by the coding sequence ATGGTATGTGTATTTCAAGTGTTCGGGAAAAAAGATTCTGGGAAGACAACTGCAATCGAAATAGCTATTAAAAAACTAGTATCTAATGGGTACTATGTTGCTGCAATAAAACATTCTCACCATATAATCAATTCTGAAAATAAGGATACTATGAAATTTGAGAAAGCTGGAGCTAAAATTGTTATATTTCATAGCAATGACTGTGCTCTTTTCTTTGAATGTAGCAATTACGATTACATTAATCTTATACCAGCAGATGTTATTTTAATAGAAGGATTTAAAAATATCAATATTGGGAAAAAAATTGAGATAAGGAATGTAAATGAAGCAGAATATATAGCTAATCAAATAGTAGAAGACGCTAAAGAATGCAAAAAGGAAGTAAAAATGGAAATAAACGGAAAAATTGCTGAAAGATCTTTCCAAAATTTAGCTATATTTAATTTACTTAGAAGTCTTAAAGTTAAAGAGGTAAAAATTATTGATTGA
- a CDS encoding class I SAM-dependent methyltransferase: MLVPFVPSPPEVIREMLRCAKVKNDDILLDLGCGDGRIIKIAKEEFYVREAIGVEIDKRLCREAKNDNVEVICGDMVTLSSILIPKVSVLTLYLSTRANEILEDTILKYGKKGLRISSHDFTFEKLRPTKEIKVKAMGLLGWTEHMIYCYEL, from the coding sequence GTGTTAGTACCTTTTGTTCCTTCTCCGCCAGAAGTAATAAGAGAAATGTTAAGATGCGCCAAAGTAAAGAACGATGACATATTATTAGACTTAGGTTGTGGAGATGGTAGAATAATTAAGATAGCCAAAGAAGAATTCTATGTGAGAGAAGCCATAGGGGTTGAAATAGATAAAAGGTTATGCAGAGAAGCAAAAAATGATAATGTAGAAGTTATATGCGGCGATATGGTTACGCTATCTAGTATTCTAATTCCTAAAGTCTCCGTATTAACTCTTTATCTATCTACTCGAGCTAATGAGATCCTAGAAGATACTATATTGAAATATGGTAAAAAAGGCTTAAGGATATCGAGTCATGATTTTACTTTTGAAAAATTAAGACCAACAAAGGAAATAAAGGTAAAAGCTATGGGATTATTAGGTTGGACAGAACACATGATATATTGTTATGAATTATAA
- a CDS encoding CBS domain-containing protein has product MIEGSDIISLDCNSSVYDAIFFMKRRNIRRVVITCERNPLGLFTVDEALKQILYSTETKLKDIKLKDIIRVNSKDIREIVNAMILNNVDAVIIDNKIITEKDVVLSVNWGNDKISKISKDAITIESYSSMVTAIEIMLKHNIRHLPVLEKEPRGMLSARDIVYYYCDNLTLDSPVSQLMTPNLVNADNNLTLRDGVNLMKKYGIGSLFIRPKKIVTFKDFIVYIFNENQ; this is encoded by the coding sequence TTGATTGAAGGATCAGATATAATATCTCTTGACTGTAATTCATCAGTTTATGACGCAATATTTTTCATGAAAAGAAGGAATATAAGAAGAGTTGTTATAACATGCGAAAGGAATCCATTAGGTTTATTTACTGTAGATGAAGCACTAAAACAAATTCTGTATTCTACTGAAACTAAACTTAAAGATATAAAATTAAAAGATATAATTAGAGTTAATAGCAAGGACATAAGGGAAATCGTAAACGCTATGATATTAAACAATGTAGACGCAGTAATAATTGATAATAAGATAATAACGGAAAAGGATGTAGTACTTTCTGTAAATTGGGGGAATGATAAAATTTCTAAAATATCAAAAGACGCTATTACAATAGAGAGTTATAGTAGTATGGTTACAGCTATAGAAATTATGTTAAAACATAATATTAGACATCTTCCAGTACTAGAAAAAGAACCTAGAGGTATGTTATCTGCTAGAGATATAGTTTATTATTATTGTGATAATCTTACGTTAGATTCTCCAGTTTCTCAATTGATGACTCCTAATCTAGTGAATGCTGATAATAATCTTACTCTAAGAGATGGAGTAAATCTCATGAAAAAATATGGTATAGGAAGTCTCTTCATAAGGCCCAAAAAAATAGTTACTTTTAAGGATTTTATAGTATATATATTTAATGAAAACCAATAA